The sequence below is a genomic window from Pseudomonadota bacterium.
GTGGGTTATGTGGCATGCAAACTTGACCAATTACTGGCAAAGTTTATAACTGGCTGAATTTAATCAATTGTTTTTTTTAAATATAATTTGATTTATTCTTCTTCGCGAATGTCGGGTTAACTTTCCGTTCTGTTTCTGGCCAAACCAACCTAAAAACCGTTGACAAAAGGCAGACATAAACTTATAATTTCGATATGAAATACTTGAATTGGAATTCTGAAAAAAACGAACTCTTAAAACGAGAACGCGGAATATCCTTTGAAGAAATCGCCTATTTAATTGAGTCGGGTCTGGTGATTGGAATCGAGGAAAATTCTGGGTACCCCAATCAAAAAATGTATGTTTTAGAGATCGACAATTATGCCATCATCGTACCTTACGTGGAAAAGGATGATGAAATATTTCTAAAAACAGCTTTCCCAAGCCGCAAATACACAAAAAAATACGGTTTGAAGGGGGAATAATGAATAAAATCAGTAAAAAGGCATTTAAAGCAATTGACCAGGAAGAGAAAGACCTGATGGAATCCATCGAACGTGACGAATGGCAGCCTGTTAAAAATTTTGACCAAGAGAGAAAAAAAGTAATAGAAGCCGCTAGAAATACTTTAAAAAAGGATAAACGAATAAATCTTCGCCTTTCTCAAAAGGATTACCAGCAAATACAAATAAAGGCAATTGAAGAAGGTATACCATATCAAACTCTTATTTCAAGTATCGTGCATAAATATCTGAATGGTTCTTTAACGCCCAGATCATAGGAAGGAAACAGAACCACCCAATGCACCGGATGCAAAAGGCCTCGGCTTTTTCCATGGCCGTTGGTT
It includes:
- a CDS encoding BrnT family toxin; amino-acid sequence: MKYLNWNSEKNELLKRERGISFEEIAYLIESGLVIGIEENSGYPNQKMYVLEIDNYAIIVPYVEKDDEIFLKTAFPSRKYTKKYGLKGE
- a CDS encoding antitoxin; protein product: MNKISKKAFKAIDQEEKDLMESIERDEWQPVKNFDQERKKVIEAARNTLKKDKRINLRLSQKDYQQIQIKAIEEGIPYQTLISSIVHKYLNGSLTPRS